One window of Chryseobacterium indologenes genomic DNA carries:
- a CDS encoding rhodanese-related sulfurtransferase produces the protein MQLYNTLSAEERAQLIDEAGKDRLTLSFYAYAKIEDTQKFRDELFIAWNALDALGRIYVAKEGINAQMSVPADQFEAFRNTLEVYDFMKGIRLNVAVDQDNYSFLKLTIKVRNKIVADGLNDETFDVTNKGIHLKAQEFNNLLEDPNTIVVDFRNHYESEVGHFEGAITPDVENFRESLPIINEQLQDFKEDKNLLMYCTGGIRCEKASAYFKHQGFKNVYQLEGGIIEYTRQIKEEGIESKFIGKNFVFDHRLGERITDDIIAQCHQCGKPCDNHTNCANDACHLLFIQCDECKAAMENCCSTECLDTIHLPWDEQVKLRKGLQVGNKVFRKGKSDALKFKNSGDLSDKPLAKAETKNIRQKIAVKKELIGKAEHYFSKSKIAQFLIEHKDLSVGDKVLISGPTTGEQEVTITEIYANGGPCETANIGDQVTFELPFRVRLSDKLYRIVQNA, from the coding sequence ATGCAACTGTATAACACCTTAAGCGCAGAAGAAAGAGCTCAACTTATTGATGAAGCCGGTAAAGACCGTCTTACTTTGTCTTTCTATGCGTATGCCAAAATTGAAGATACCCAAAAATTTCGCGACGAATTATTTATAGCCTGGAATGCACTGGATGCACTTGGCCGTATTTATGTAGCAAAAGAAGGAATTAATGCTCAGATGAGTGTTCCTGCAGATCAGTTTGAGGCTTTCCGAAATACGCTGGAAGTTTATGATTTTATGAAAGGAATCCGTTTGAATGTCGCTGTGGACCAGGATAACTATTCTTTTTTAAAATTGACAATTAAGGTTAGAAATAAAATTGTTGCTGACGGTTTGAACGACGAAACTTTTGATGTTACCAATAAAGGAATTCACTTAAAAGCTCAGGAGTTCAATAATTTACTTGAAGATCCGAATACAATTGTTGTAGACTTCAGAAATCACTATGAAAGTGAAGTAGGTCACTTTGAAGGAGCAATTACTCCTGATGTGGAAAATTTCAGAGAAAGTTTACCGATTATCAATGAACAGTTACAAGACTTTAAAGAAGATAAAAACCTTTTGATGTACTGTACCGGAGGAATCCGTTGCGAAAAAGCCAGTGCTTACTTCAAACATCAGGGCTTTAAAAATGTTTACCAATTGGAAGGGGGAATCATTGAGTATACCCGCCAGATCAAAGAGGAAGGAATAGAAAGTAAGTTTATTGGTAAAAACTTCGTATTTGACCACCGTTTAGGGGAAAGAATTACAGACGATATTATTGCACAATGCCACCAGTGTGGAAAACCATGTGATAACCATACCAACTGTGCTAATGATGCATGTCACCTTTTATTTATCCAATGTGATGAATGTAAAGCTGCAATGGAAAACTGCTGTTCTACAGAATGCCTGGATACGATTCATCTGCCTTGGGATGAACAGGTGAAACTAAGAAAAGGACTGCAGGTTGGAAATAAAGTATTCAGAAAAGGAAAGTCTGATGCCTTGAAATTCAAAAATTCAGGAGATTTATCTGATAAACCTTTAGCAAAAGCCGAAACAAAGAATATCCGTCAGAAGATTGCTGTTAAAAAGGAATTGATTGGAAAAGCAGAGCATTATTTCTCAAAATCAAAAATTGCACAGTTCTTAATTGAACATAAAGACTTGTCAGTTGGAGATAAAGTATTAATTTCCGGTCCTACAACAGGAGAACAGGAAGTAACCATTACTGAAATCTATGCCAATGGTGGTCCTTGTGAAACTGCAAATATTGGTGATCAGGTTACTTTTGAGCTTCCATTCAGAGTTCGCTTATCTGATAAACTGTACAGAATTGTGCAAAACGCATAG
- a CDS encoding 5-formyltetrahydrofolate cyclo-ligase → MLKAELRKKYTQKRKALSPDEVFLLSEKVFENFIHHFNPQEGETVHIFIPIPARKEIDTQIFIQYFLERNIRVYVPKIVGDKLINIEIFEDTVFETNSWGISEPVSNEDSGENNFQYVITPLLYCDRKGNRVGYGKGFYDGLFQNISEEAKKIGVNYFDPEEYVDDVWEKDIPVDYLVTPTEVLSFLSGWE, encoded by the coding sequence ATGCTAAAAGCTGAGCTTAGAAAAAAATATACTCAAAAAAGAAAAGCCTTGTCTCCAGATGAGGTTTTCTTGTTATCTGAGAAAGTTTTTGAAAATTTCATTCATCATTTTAACCCTCAGGAAGGAGAGACGGTGCATATTTTCATCCCGATTCCGGCAAGAAAAGAAATTGATACCCAAATCTTCATTCAGTATTTTTTAGAGAGAAATATCCGTGTTTATGTTCCTAAAATTGTAGGTGATAAACTAATTAATATTGAAATCTTTGAAGATACTGTCTTTGAAACGAACAGTTGGGGGATTTCGGAACCTGTTTCCAATGAAGATTCGGGTGAAAATAACTTTCAATATGTGATTACGCCATTGCTGTACTGTGACAGAAAAGGAAACAGGGTAGGATATGGGAAAGGTTTTTATGATGGGTTATTCCAGAATATATCGGAAGAGGCCAAAAAAATCGGAGTCAATTACTTTGACCCCGAAGAATATGTGGATGATGTCTGGGAAAAAGATATTCCCGTCGATTATTTAGTTACTCCTACCGAAGTACTGTCTTTCTTAAGTGGTTGGGAATAG
- a CDS encoding TrmH family RNA methyltransferase has translation MLIESFQNEKIKNVTKLLTDNRFRKKSKVFVVEGQQENERAMQYDFEPLEFFICENIFKGTLPDGRIHYVSEKVYEKIAYRGSSEGIIGIYQAKETPLSSFVPKENSTVIIVEGVEKPGNLGAILRSCEAFGVDALIVADGKTDFYNPNVIRSSVGCLFGMEVYQAENEETLEFLQKNSFNIYTTLMDESAEDLYKRDLTQRSAVLFGTEHSGLSDFWIGKGKNTLIPMAGSIDSLNLSNAVAITCYESLKQKKG, from the coding sequence ATGTTGATAGAAAGTTTTCAAAACGAAAAAATAAAAAACGTCACTAAGCTCCTTACTGACAACAGGTTTCGTAAAAAATCAAAAGTTTTTGTGGTAGAAGGCCAGCAGGAAAATGAAAGGGCAATGCAGTACGATTTCGAACCGCTGGAATTCTTTATCTGTGAAAATATCTTTAAAGGAACACTTCCCGATGGAAGAATACATTATGTAAGTGAAAAAGTATATGAAAAAATAGCTTACAGAGGAAGTTCTGAGGGAATTATCGGGATCTACCAGGCAAAAGAAACACCCCTTTCCTCATTTGTTCCTAAAGAAAATTCTACGGTAATTATTGTTGAAGGAGTAGAAAAACCGGGAAACCTGGGAGCTATTCTGAGAAGCTGTGAAGCATTTGGAGTAGATGCTCTGATTGTTGCTGACGGAAAAACAGATTTCTATAATCCTAATGTAATCAGATCCAGTGTGGGATGTCTTTTTGGAATGGAAGTATATCAGGCTGAAAATGAAGAAACGCTAGAATTTTTGCAAAAGAATAGTTTCAATATCTACACTACGCTGATGGATGAAAGTGCAGAAGATCTTTATAAGAGAGACTTAACACAGCGTTCAGCAGTATTATTCGGTACGGAACATTCGGGATTGAGTGATTTCTGGATTGGAAAAGGAAAAAATACATTGATTCCGATGGCCGGAAGTATTGATTCTTTAAATCTGAGTAATGCCGTAGCGATTACCTGCTATGAATCTTTAAAGCAAAAGAAAGGATAA
- the rmuC gene encoding DNA recombination protein RmuC: protein MEMIYLIIGFIAGGLLGAVILYFALKSSMVSRSSYDELNTLSIKNQSDLENSNLKIQELTQNINKEKEANMLQHDLLDDLKNEFSKISAEYSSLNIQFQELKQINQRQVSQIETHLIEKQTLFAKNSELSAKNEGLQKSLDTQKEEIIKIQEDSKLQFENLANKILEEKTEKFTALNQNNLKNILEPFHEKIADLKNKVNEAYEKENKERFSLAEKVKELAELNQQISDDAKKLTRALKGESKTQGNWGEMILESILEKSGLVKGREYFLEHELRDEDNKALFSEFSGKKMRPDAVVKYPDERNVIIDSKVSLTAFTELVDETDADIYAIKVSQHLGSIKNHINQLSQKAYDDYGKSLDFVMMFIPSEPAYIAAMQADQNLWNYAYERRILLLNPSNLITSLKLIADLWKREYQNRNSIEIAERGARLYDKFVSFVENLEKVGRNLDQAKNVYNDAYKQLHTGNDNLVIQTQKLKSLGIKNKKDLPQSLIDNSNLIDPSES from the coding sequence ATGGAGATGATATATTTAATTATTGGGTTTATTGCCGGTGGCTTACTGGGTGCTGTCATATTATATTTTGCACTGAAATCATCAATGGTTTCAAGAAGTTCTTATGATGAGTTGAACACCCTATCCATTAAAAATCAATCTGATCTTGAAAATTCCAACCTGAAAATTCAGGAGCTTACTCAAAATATCAATAAAGAGAAAGAAGCCAATATGCTGCAACACGATCTTCTGGATGATCTGAAAAATGAATTTTCTAAAATCTCAGCAGAATATTCTTCCTTAAACATCCAGTTTCAGGAATTGAAGCAAATCAATCAGCGACAGGTATCTCAAATAGAAACTCACCTTATTGAAAAGCAGACTCTTTTTGCTAAAAACTCTGAGCTTTCTGCTAAGAATGAAGGCCTACAAAAATCTCTTGATACCCAGAAAGAAGAAATTATTAAAATCCAGGAAGATTCTAAACTTCAGTTTGAAAATCTTGCCAATAAAATTTTAGAAGAAAAAACAGAAAAGTTTACTGCTTTAAATCAAAATAACTTAAAAAATATCCTTGAGCCTTTCCATGAAAAAATAGCTGATTTAAAAAACAAGGTCAACGAAGCTTACGAAAAGGAAAATAAAGAACGTTTCTCTCTTGCTGAAAAAGTAAAAGAACTGGCAGAACTGAACCAGCAGATTTCTGATGACGCCAAAAAACTAACTCGCGCTCTTAAAGGAGAAAGTAAAACCCAGGGAAACTGGGGCGAGATGATCCTGGAAAGTATCCTGGAAAAATCAGGTTTGGTAAAAGGAAGAGAATATTTTCTGGAACATGAATTGCGGGATGAAGATAACAAGGCTTTATTCTCAGAATTTTCCGGAAAAAAAATGCGTCCGGATGCTGTTGTAAAATATCCTGATGAAAGAAATGTCATCATTGATTCTAAAGTCTCACTTACCGCTTTCACAGAACTGGTAGACGAAACTGATGCTGATATTTATGCTATAAAAGTGAGCCAGCATCTTGGTTCAATTAAAAACCACATTAATCAACTAAGTCAAAAAGCATATGATGATTATGGAAAATCATTAGACTTTGTGATGATGTTTATTCCTAGTGAACCCGCTTATATTGCAGCAATGCAGGCAGATCAGAATCTCTGGAACTATGCTTACGAAAGAAGAATCTTACTTCTGAATCCAAGCAATCTTATTACTTCTCTTAAACTGATTGCTGATCTTTGGAAACGCGAGTATCAAAACCGAAACTCCATAGAAATTGCGGAACGCGGTGCTCGACTGTATGACAAATTTGTAAGCTTTGTAGAGAACCTGGAAAAAGTAGGACGAAATCTTGACCAGGCTAAAAACGTCTATAATGATGCTTACAAACAGCTTCATACCGGAAACGACAACCTTGTGATCCAGACTCAAAAGTTGAAATCTTTGGGAATTAAAAATAAAAAAGATTTGCCGCAAAGTCTTATTGACAACAGCAATCTCATTGATCCATCAGAAAGCTAA
- a CDS encoding trypsin-like peptidase domain-containing protein, protein MKSTLKKLLPFAVVGVISGATTVGAIQYLGHNSNNGDQSYFTTSAPNTSFAGMNTGAVGDDFVKAAKTTVPAVVTIKNYQSRTASRASEQDLFDFFFGDPFGGRGQGQQRQKQQQAPDNMPSGMGSGVIISPDGYIISNNHVVAGANKLEVVLSNKKSYIATLVGTDPNTDISLLKIEEKGLPYLNFANSDNIDVGQWVLAVGNPLGLNSTVTAGIVSAKGRGIGILSSQGKAANPIESFIQTDAAINPGNSGGALVNTNGELIGINSAIQSTTGYYQGYGFAVPSNLARKIVEDIKKFGIVQRGFLGVQSLDLSNDQLVTSYNQQYKTNLKVGSGIYITGFGENSGAEDAGLKKGDVITKVDTYDITDFADLSMSIGSKRPGDKVQVTYLRNGKEGTTNVTLRDQKGGTSTRTKADLSVTEKIGSEFQSIDDRTKAYYGLNSGVVAKNVIEGSEMAKAGIVDGYIITEINGKPVNSQKDVESLLNKFSGTAQIKYMDDYGRNYQRGFKMP, encoded by the coding sequence ATGAAGAGTACTTTAAAAAAACTATTACCATTTGCAGTAGTAGGAGTAATTTCCGGAGCTACTACCGTTGGAGCCATACAATATTTAGGACACAACTCCAACAATGGAGATCAATCTTACTTCACAACTTCAGCACCTAATACCTCATTCGCAGGAATGAATACAGGAGCAGTAGGCGATGATTTTGTGAAAGCAGCTAAAACAACTGTTCCGGCTGTAGTTACCATCAAAAATTACCAAAGCAGAACAGCAAGCAGAGCTTCTGAGCAGGATTTATTTGACTTTTTCTTCGGGGATCCTTTCGGGGGAAGAGGCCAGGGCCAGCAGAGACAAAAGCAGCAACAAGCTCCTGACAATATGCCATCGGGAATGGGTTCAGGTGTTATTATCTCGCCGGACGGTTACATTATTTCCAATAACCACGTGGTAGCAGGTGCCAATAAACTGGAAGTCGTATTAAGCAACAAAAAATCATATATCGCTACTTTAGTAGGAACTGACCCAAATACAGATATCTCTCTATTAAAGATTGAAGAAAAAGGTCTTCCTTACTTAAATTTCGCAAATTCTGACAATATTGACGTAGGACAATGGGTACTTGCGGTAGGAAATCCACTTGGATTAAACTCAACGGTAACTGCAGGTATTGTTTCTGCTAAAGGAAGAGGGATCGGAATTTTAAGCAGCCAGGGAAAAGCAGCTAATCCTATTGAAAGCTTTATCCAGACGGATGCTGCGATCAACCCGGGTAACTCAGGAGGAGCATTGGTGAATACCAATGGAGAACTTATCGGAATCAACTCTGCAATCCAGTCTACTACAGGATATTATCAGGGATACGGATTTGCAGTTCCATCTAACTTAGCCAGAAAAATTGTTGAGGATATCAAGAAATTCGGAATTGTACAGAGAGGGTTCTTAGGGGTTCAGTCTCTAGATCTTTCGAATGATCAGTTGGTAACTTCTTACAATCAGCAATATAAAACGAATCTAAAAGTAGGATCTGGAATCTATATCACAGGATTTGGCGAGAACAGCGGTGCAGAAGATGCAGGCTTGAAAAAAGGAGATGTTATCACCAAAGTAGACACCTACGATATCACAGACTTTGCGGATCTTTCTATGTCCATCGGAAGCAAACGCCCGGGTGATAAAGTACAGGTAACTTATTTAAGAAATGGTAAAGAAGGCACTACTAACGTAACGCTTAGAGACCAGAAAGGAGGTACTTCTACAAGAACAAAAGCGGATCTTAGTGTAACTGAAAAAATCGGATCAGAATTCCAAAGCATTGATGACAGAACGAAGGCTTATTATGGCTTAAATAGCGGAGTTGTTGCTAAAAATGTTATAGAAGGAAGTGAAATGGCTAAAGCAGGAATTGTAGACGGTTATA
- a CDS encoding TolC family protein, whose translation MKKLFLTLFYIHCFSFFSAQISDTMKISRKEAETIFLAKNLDLIAQKLEISQAEARTVQAKYWPNPKLSISEVNLWRTYDIEEQPALIGNWGKNIQISAEIEQVIQTAGKRRKNIELQKIEVEGEKYELQEVLRELKKTLRNTITEILYNQEQQKIYQGQIASIEKLTKSYNNQLTLGNISKAEYVRLKAQEIEFKKKLISLKQEIEDQQVELKALLMVPSQTYLVISDSFVMPEKQLSELEVNQWMEKAKENRPDIMISKNKEKHAAKNLEIQNAMKTPDVAVSIGYDRGGNIMKDFIGLGVSMDLPIFDRNKGNIQEAKLEIEKSKLETRKNMLKSENEIVSVFRNYIRTQQVSEEIDDSYESTLDGLLVSHEKNFRLRNISMLEYMDFLDTYIGNKMIILDTKKELNQYYENLQYVVGQDL comes from the coding sequence TTGAAGAAGCTATTTTTAACCCTATTTTATATTCACTGTTTCAGTTTCTTTTCAGCGCAGATTTCAGATACTATGAAAATCAGCAGAAAGGAAGCTGAAACTATTTTTCTGGCTAAAAACCTTGACCTTATTGCGCAGAAGCTTGAAATTTCACAAGCAGAAGCAAGAACTGTTCAGGCTAAATACTGGCCCAATCCCAAATTAAGCATCAGTGAAGTGAATCTATGGAGAACTTACGATATAGAAGAACAGCCTGCACTCATTGGAAACTGGGGGAAAAATATACAGATCTCTGCTGAAATAGAGCAGGTGATTCAGACTGCCGGAAAGAGAAGAAAAAATATTGAGCTTCAGAAAATAGAAGTGGAAGGAGAGAAGTATGAACTGCAGGAAGTATTGCGTGAGCTTAAGAAAACACTGAGAAATACAATCACTGAAATTCTTTACAATCAGGAACAGCAGAAAATCTATCAGGGACAGATTGCTTCCATTGAGAAATTAACAAAATCCTATAATAATCAATTGACGCTGGGAAATATCAGCAAAGCTGAATATGTCAGGCTGAAAGCACAGGAAATTGAATTCAAGAAAAAACTGATTTCATTAAAACAGGAAATTGAAGATCAGCAGGTAGAACTGAAAGCCTTATTGATGGTGCCTTCTCAAACATATCTGGTGATTTCAGACTCATTTGTCATGCCTGAAAAACAACTTTCAGAACTGGAAGTGAACCAATGGATGGAAAAGGCAAAAGAAAACCGTCCCGACATCATGATCTCAAAAAATAAAGAAAAACACGCCGCCAAAAATCTGGAAATTCAAAATGCCATGAAAACACCGGACGTAGCTGTTTCTATTGGATACGACCGTGGGGGAAATATTATGAAAGACTTTATAGGGCTGGGAGTTTCTATGGATCTTCCCATTTTCGACCGAAACAAAGGGAATATCCAGGAAGCGAAACTTGAAATCGAGAAAAGTAAACTTGAGACCCGTAAAAATATGCTCAAGTCAGAAAACGAAATTGTCTCTGTTTTTAGAAACTATATCAGAACACAGCAGGTTTCAGAAGAAATCGATGATAGCTATGAATCTACATTGGATGGATTGCTGGTAAGCCACGAGAAAAACTTCAGACTAAGAAATATCAGCATGCTGGAATACATGGATTTTCTGGATACTTATATCGGAAACAAAATGATCATCCTGGATACAAAAAAAGAACTTAATCAATACTACGAAAACCTGCAGTATGTTGTAGGACAAGACTTATAA
- a CDS encoding response regulator transcription factor — translation MNILLVEDDQRISNFLIKGLSEAGYNLTLADSGEKARELLHTYDFDIILMDIMLPGLDGMQLTQIIRFKGNYTPILVLSALNSPDDKIKMLDMGADDYLSKPFHFEELISRIKALTRRNKLSYQKEDQYLSCGNIIIDTDLHKVTQNDKEIEFSPTEYKLFTFLMENKNKVLSRTQILHKVWGIDFDNTTNVVDVYISYVRNKIDETEQKIIHTVKGTGYLIKD, via the coding sequence ATGAATATTTTGTTGGTAGAAGATGATCAAAGAATCAGCAATTTTCTGATAAAAGGCCTTTCTGAGGCTGGATACAATCTAACCCTTGCCGATTCAGGAGAAAAGGCCAGAGAACTTCTTCATACCTATGATTTTGATATTATTTTAATGGATATCATGCTTCCCGGTTTGGATGGAATGCAGCTTACTCAGATTATCAGATTTAAAGGAAATTATACTCCGATTTTGGTTCTAAGTGCCTTGAACAGCCCGGATGATAAGATCAAAATGCTGGATATGGGTGCCGACGATTATTTATCAAAACCTTTCCATTTTGAAGAATTGATTTCAAGAATTAAAGCTTTAACCAGAAGAAATAAATTAAGCTATCAGAAAGAAGACCAATATCTGTCTTGCGGAAATATTATCATTGATACTGATCTTCATAAGGTAACACAGAATGATAAAGAAATTGAATTTTCCCCTACTGAATATAAACTTTTTACTTTCCTGATGGAGAATAAAAATAAGGTATTGAGCAGAACGCAGATTTTACATAAGGTATGGGGAATTGATTTTGATAATACAACGAATGTAGTGGATGTTTATATTTCCTATGTCCGAAATAAAATTGACGAAACAGAACAGAAAATTATTCATACCGTAAAAGGAACCGGATATTTAATCAAAGACTGA
- a CDS encoding efflux RND transporter periplasmic adaptor subunit: MITKYIAAAYLSALIIFTGCAGKEENKEAEKSYCISKELKKDIKLVKAEMLPIEESITLTGEVESNSDKTVPFVSLVDGVVIDTYFSLGDYVKKGQTLASVKSMAVNEMQDDTQTLQAQLAVAKRKLSSVEAMYKDDIASQKDLQEARSEVAILQSNISKTQKNMQLYSAGGNTIQIKAPADGYVISKNISKGMPVTAGGDQLFTISNLDKVWVMANVYATNMRHVYVDQPVVVKTLAYPDDSFSGKIDNISQVFNENERVLKAKIIMDNNGMKLRPGMSADVVLPVNSQNKSALAIPAKALIFDNNQSYVVVYKKDCELEIRPVTEIASNSQYIYVEGNLKPGENVIASNGLLIYENLKNQLNNSTK, translated from the coding sequence ATGATTACAAAATACATTGCTGCGGCTTACCTGTCTGCCCTCATTATTTTTACAGGCTGTGCCGGAAAAGAAGAAAATAAGGAAGCTGAAAAAAGCTATTGCATCAGTAAAGAGCTTAAAAAAGATATTAAGCTCGTAAAAGCAGAAATGCTTCCCATAGAAGAAAGTATCACGCTCACTGGAGAAGTGGAAAGCAATTCGGATAAAACAGTTCCTTTTGTAAGCCTTGTAGACGGAGTTGTGATTGATACTTATTTTTCCCTTGGAGATTATGTAAAAAAAGGACAGACGCTGGCCAGTGTAAAAAGTATGGCTGTGAACGAAATGCAGGATGATACCCAAACTTTGCAGGCTCAGCTGGCAGTAGCGAAGAGAAAGCTGTCTTCCGTAGAAGCGATGTATAAAGATGATATCGCCTCTCAGAAAGATTTGCAGGAAGCGCGTTCCGAAGTCGCCATTTTGCAGTCTAATATTTCCAAGACACAGAAAAATATGCAGCTGTATTCAGCAGGTGGGAATACCATTCAGATCAAAGCGCCTGCGGACGGATATGTTATCTCCAAAAATATTTCCAAAGGAATGCCGGTTACAGCAGGTGGAGACCAGCTTTTTACCATTTCCAATCTGGATAAAGTATGGGTAATGGCGAATGTGTACGCAACCAATATGAGACACGTTTATGTAGACCAACCTGTAGTAGTGAAGACTCTAGCTTATCCGGATGACAGTTTTTCCGGAAAGATTGATAATATTTCCCAGGTTTTCAATGAAAATGAAAGAGTACTCAAAGCGAAAATCATTATGGATAATAATGGAATGAAGCTAAGACCGGGAATGTCTGCAGATGTAGTATTACCGGTGAATTCACAAAATAAAAGTGCACTGGCTATTCCTGCGAAAGCTTTAATCTTTGATAATAACCAAAGCTATGTTGTAGTCTACAAAAAAGACTGCGAACTTGAGATAAGACCCGTGACAGAGATCGCTTCCAATAGCCAGTATATCTATGTAGAAGGTAATTTAAAACCAGGTGAAAATGTCATTGCTTCCAACGGGCTGCTGATCTATGAGAACCTGAAAAACCAATTAAATAATTCCACGAAGTAA
- a CDS encoding sensor histidine kinase translates to MTLRNRFTLISSLSFGIVSIITSAVIFFAYYDSTKIFYFEKLRNTALISAIYYLEKDELPKDRHAQIKKEYNHLIQNNRVAVYNQNNEVTFGHNLNDKNIKLSHLQSVRANKGIQFMSDNQFYYGIFYPDNQGDFVVFVKSSNDSFQSQILRLAIIMLSVLVIGLLAIYFLSRYLSKVVYKPISNVVELINKVEYNNISTAITSTNTNDEIEDLIKSYNKLLGRISENVLLQQNFINYVSHEFKTPLAAISGNLEVFAQRDRTPEEYREVAKESLENVYEIENILNNLLLMSGMTKLESSHKQMRVDELIWKIYEKLEPKAKENNSSIKIQLQVTKPALLEFPGNETLLYLAIYNIVENAIKYSYDKPVVLTLSEKENQLYIEVRDEGRGIPKEDLAKISETFYRGKNVDTVKGSGIGLSLSKSIFDHHHIIMKIDSVVNKGTSVTLKFPAHS, encoded by the coding sequence ATGACGCTCAGAAATAGATTTACCCTTATTTCAAGCCTTTCATTCGGCATCGTTTCTATCATCACATCTGCGGTGATATTCTTTGCGTATTATGACAGTACTAAGATCTTTTATTTCGAAAAACTAAGGAATACGGCTCTTATTTCTGCCATTTACTATCTGGAAAAAGATGAGCTTCCAAAAGACAGACATGCTCAGATCAAGAAAGAGTACAACCATCTTATTCAGAATAACAGGGTAGCGGTCTATAATCAGAATAACGAAGTTACTTTTGGACATAACCTTAATGATAAGAATATAAAGCTTTCCCATTTGCAGTCAGTCCGGGCTAATAAAGGAATCCAGTTTATGTCTGATAACCAATTTTATTATGGGATTTTTTATCCGGACAATCAGGGGGATTTCGTGGTTTTTGTAAAATCTTCAAATGATTCTTTTCAGTCGCAGATATTGAGACTGGCCATTATTATGCTTTCGGTATTGGTAATTGGTTTGCTTGCTATTTATTTTTTGAGCCGCTATCTATCAAAGGTGGTTTATAAGCCTATTTCCAATGTTGTAGAGCTTATCAATAAAGTGGAGTACAACAATATCTCTACTGCAATTACTTCTACCAATACGAATGATGAGATTGAAGATCTTATTAAATCGTACAATAAACTGCTGGGAAGGATTTCTGAAAACGTCCTTTTGCAGCAGAATTTTATCAATTATGTTTCTCATGAATTTAAAACTCCTTTGGCTGCTATCTCCGGAAATCTGGAAGTTTTCGCCCAAAGAGACAGAACTCCGGAAGAGTATAGGGAAGTAGCGAAAGAATCATTAGAAAATGTATACGAGATTGAAAATATTCTAAACAATCTTTTGCTGATGTCAGGAATGACAAAACTTGAGTCTTCCCATAAACAAATGAGAGTGGATGAGCTGATCTGGAAAATTTATGAAAAATTGGAACCTAAGGCAAAAGAAAACAACTCATCCATTAAAATACAGCTTCAGGTAACAAAACCTGCCTTGCTGGAATTCCCAGGAAACGAAACATTACTTTACCTTGCTATATATAATATTGTTGAAAATGCGATTAAGTATTCTTACGATAAACCTGTAGTGCTTACTTTGTCTGAAAAAGAAAATCAACTGTATATTGAAGTTCGGGACGAAGGACGAGGAATTCCTAAAGAAGATCTTGCTAAAATATCCGAAACCTTCTACAGGGGAAAAAATGTAGATACGGTGAAAGGGAGCGGAATTGGTTTATCCCTTTCAAAAAGTATCTTCGATCATCATCATATTATAATGAAAATTGATTCCGTTGTCAATAAAGGGACATCGGTTACTCTCAAATTTCCGGCTCACTCATAA